The following nucleotide sequence is from Thermostaphylospora chromogena.
CCGGCGAAGCGGCCCGCGGGTCATGCCAGGCGCAGCGACATCACCAGGTAGCGGAAGTCGGGAGCGGCGTCTCCCGGCACGGTCGCGATGAGAGCGGGCCGGGTGGGTGACTCCATGTTGATCCGCACCAGCTCGGTGTCGACTCCGCTCAGCCCATCGAGCAGGAAGTGCGCCTGGAAGGCGATCTCGATGTCGCCGCCGGTCACCTCGGCGGGAAGGACCTCCGCGCCGCGCCCGAAGTCTCCGCCGCTCGCCTGGACCACGACCTGACCGTCGGTGAACGACAGCCGGATGCCGGCGCCGCGCTCGGTCGCCACCAGGCTGATCCTCCTGATCGCCTCGGCGAAGGCCGCGGTGCGCACGTCGGCCCGGATGGGCCAGGTGGTGGACAGACGGGAGCGGTAGTCGATGAACTGCTCATCGAGCAGCCGGACCGTGGTGCGCCGCCCGCCGCACTCGAAACCGGCGATCCCGTCGCCCAGCGCGATACGCACCTCGCCGCCGCGCAGTGAGCGCGCCACCTCGGACAGGATCCGCGCCGGGATCATGGCCGCGTAGGCGGCGTCGAGCCGCTCGGGACGCCAGTCGAGCTCCCGGGCGGCGATGCGGTAGCGGTCGGTGGCCGCCATCGTCATGGTCTCGCCCGCGACGTCGATGCGG
It contains:
- the dnaN gene encoding DNA polymerase III subunit beta is translated as MKIRVNRDALADTVAWTARVLPARPVVPVLSGLLLEAGADLLTVSAFDYEVSAQASLDAEVEEPGRVLIPGKVLAEIARRLPDEPVEIASAGPEAMLSCGSTEFALLAMPVDDYPVLPAFPERIGAVGGEAFASAVAQVAPAASRDETLPMLTGIRIDVAGETMTMAATDRYRIAARELDWRPERLDAAYAAMIPARILSEVARSLRGGEVRIALGDGIAGFECGGRRTTVRLLDEQFIDYRSRLSTTWPIRADVRTAAFAEAIRRISLVATERGAGIRLSFTDGQVVVQASGGDFGRGAEVLPAEVTGGDIEIAFQAHFLLDGLSGVDTELVRINMESPTRPALIATVPGDAAPDFRYLVMSLRLA